The genomic interval GTGGAGTAAGCTTGAAAAGGTTTGGAAAGAAGCGGGGGTGATTAGAGAGGATGAGGAAAGTCATTCTTCAACTTATTCTGATTTATAGAAAGTTTATCTCTCCTCTTTATCCCCCCTCCTGTCGTTTTACCCCTACATGTTCAGCGTATGCTTATGAGGCCATACAGAGATATGGTTTAATTAAGGGAGGATATCTTGCCTTAAGAAGGATATTGAAGTGTCATCCTTTTCATCCGGGGGGTTATGATCCGGTTCCGTAGGAAGGAGGGAATAGTTTGAGTAGTATATGGCAATCTGCCAGCGATTTGATGCAAAGCGCTTTGTTGTTCTGCTATCACCTTACGGGCAATTCAGGCTTGGCTATAATTCTTTTGACTGTAATAATAAGACTTCTGCTTTATCCTTTAACTCATAAGCAGTTGAAATCGATGCAGCAAATGCAAAGACTTCAGCCGAGGATAAAAAGGTTACAGGAAAAATATAGAAATGATAAGGAAAAGTTGAATCAGGAGCTTATGAGACTTTATAGGGAAGAAGGGGTTAATCCTGCAGCTGGCTGTCTGCCCCTTTTAGCTCAGATGCCCATTCTGATACTGCTCTTTAGGGTCCTTATGTCTTATAAGTTTGAAAACCCCTCTTTTCTCTGGATAAAAGATTTAAGCAAGCCAGACATGATACTTTTAGCCCTTGTTGGAATAGAAACTTTTGTTCATCAGAAAATAACTACTTCTGTTGAGGCAACCCCTCAAGCAAAGATGATGACATGGTTTATGCCTCTCTTTATTTTGTTTATAGCCTACAGCCTTCCTGCGGGAGTACTGCTTTATTGGCTAACATCAAGCCTCATTGGTTTAGTGCACCAGCTTTACGTTATGAGAAAGGTAAAGCTTTCTGAGCCTACAAAGGTGAAGCTTTATAAGGAACCGCCTCGTAAGGTGAAGGAGGGACAGAAGGATGGCAGAGTGGTTGGAAGCGGAGGGAAAAACTTTGGAGGAGGCAAAGGAAAAGATTCTTCGGGAACTCGGAATGAGTGAGGAGGAGGTTGAGTGGGAGGTGTTGGAGGAAGAAAGGAGATTTCTGGGACTTTTAGGTCAGAAGGTTAAACTTCGGGGAAGGCCAAAATTGGCAGCTCATGTTGTTAAGGCGAAATCCCTTCTTAAGGAGCTTTTGAGATTAATGATGGTTGATGTAAGCGTGAGAGTTGCAGATGGGGACATGCTCATTATAGAGGGTAAAGACGCGGGTCTTCTTATAGGAAGAAGAGGAGCTACTCTAAGAGCTCTTGAAGAGTGGTTGAATATGGCAGTTTCCAAGGAGTTTTATCCAAAGCGAGTGGAGGTTGATGCGGGGGGATATAAGGAAAAAAGGAGGAAGAAGCTCAAGGAAGTAGCTTTGAAGATAGCAAGGAGGGTTGAAGAGGAAGGGAAGTCTTTCACGCTTGAACCAATGGCAGCTTGGGAGAGAAGGGTTATACATCTTGCGCTTAAAGATCATCCTCGGGTCTACACGCTAAGTATAGGAGGAGAACCTTATAGGAGGGTGGTTATAGCTCCTAAGTGATGGAGAGGGATACGATAGCTGCCTTGGCTACTCCGTGGGGGGAAGGCGGAGTTGCTATCTTAAAGGTAAGTGGACCTGATGCAATAGATATTGTTTCGAAAATCTTTAGAGGGAAGAAAAAGAACCTTAAAACCATGAAAACTTATCAGATGGCGTATGGATATATAGTAGACCCATTGACAGGATTGGAGATAGACGAGGTAATAGTTTCTCTTATGAAAGCTCCTTACAGCTATACGCGAGAAGATGTAGTTGAAATAAATTGTCATGGAGGAACCTTAGTTGCGCGCCAAATATTGGAGATTTTATTAGCGGTGGGGGCTCGCCTGGCAGAACCAGGTGAGTTTACCCGCCGCGCTTTTTTAAATGGCAGGATAGATCTTACGCAAGCGGAAGCAGTATTGGAGCTAGTAAGAGCGAGAAGTTCACAAGCGCTTAAAATAGCAACGAGAAAGCTTAAAGGGGAATTTGGAGAAAGAATAAGCTCTTTTAGGGAAAGGCTTCTCTCTCTTTCTTCTTGGGTTGAAGCCTCTCTTGACTTTCCTGAAGAGGACCTTCCTTTAATATCTCAAGAGGGAATTAGGAAAGAGATAGATCGGCTTATCCTTGAATTGAGAAAGGTAATAGAATCTGTGAGAGCAGGCTCTCTATACAGAGAAGGTATAAAAGTTGTTATATGCGGTAAGCCTAATGTCGGAAAGTCTTCTCTTTTAAACGCTCTTTTGCAAGAAGCACGAGCGATAGTTACTTCTATACCGGGTACAACACGTGATGTGATAGAAGAGGTTTTAAATGTAGGTGGTATTCCTCTGAGACTTGTAGATACAGCTGGAATAAGACAAGCGGGTGATGAGGTAGAGAGAGAGGGCGTTTTAAGAAGTGTTTCTCAGCTTGAAGAAGCTGATATCGTTCTTTTGGTTTTGGACTCATCTCAAAAGTTATCAGAAGAGGACTTTATGATAATGGATAAGCTTAAGGAAAAGAAGGTCATATTAGTATATAACAAAAAGGATCTTCCGATGAAGATAGAAGAGGAGAAAATTAGAGAAAGATTCCCAAGGAATAAAGAGGTCTGGATATCGGCATTGTATGAGGAAGGAATAGATGAGCTTAAAGAGGCGATTCTTTCTGAGGTCCAGGAGGGAGTCGACCTAAGCGGAGAAGTTTGG from Synergistota bacterium carries:
- a CDS encoding membrane protein insertase YidC, which gives rise to MQSALLFCYHLTGNSGLAIILLTVIIRLLLYPLTHKQLKSMQQMQRLQPRIKRLQEKYRNDKEKLNQELMRLYREEGVNPAAGCLPLLAQMPILILLFRVLMSYKFENPSFLWIKDLSKPDMILLALVGIETFVHQKITTSVEATPQAKMMTWFMPLFILFIAYSLPAGVLLYWLTSSLIGLVHQLYVMRKVKLSEPTKVKLYKEPPRKVKEGQKDGRVVGSGGKNFGGGKGKDSSGTRNE
- a CDS encoding KH domain-containing protein, which produces MEEAKEKILRELGMSEEEVEWEVLEEERRFLGLLGQKVKLRGRPKLAAHVVKAKSLLKELLRLMMVDVSVRVADGDMLIIEGKDAGLLIGRRGATLRALEEWLNMAVSKEFYPKRVEVDAGGYKEKRRKKLKEVALKIARRVEEEGKSFTLEPMAAWERRVIHLALKDHPRVYTLSIGGEPYRRVVIAPK
- the yidD gene encoding membrane protein insertion efficiency factor YidD, translating into MRKVILQLILIYRKFISPLYPPSCRFTPTCSAYAYEAIQRYGLIKGGYLALRRILKCHPFHPGGYDPVP
- the mnmE gene encoding tRNA uridine-5-carboxymethylaminomethyl(34) synthesis GTPase MnmE, with amino-acid sequence MERDTIAALATPWGEGGVAILKVSGPDAIDIVSKIFRGKKKNLKTMKTYQMAYGYIVDPLTGLEIDEVIVSLMKAPYSYTREDVVEINCHGGTLVARQILEILLAVGARLAEPGEFTRRAFLNGRIDLTQAEAVLELVRARSSQALKIATRKLKGEFGERISSFRERLLSLSSWVEASLDFPEEDLPLISQEGIRKEIDRLILELRKVIESVRAGSLYREGIKVVICGKPNVGKSSLLNALLQEARAIVTSIPGTTRDVIEEVLNVGGIPLRLVDTAGIRQAGDEVEREGVLRSVSQLEEADIVLLVLDSSQKLSEEDFMIMDKLKEKKVILVYNKKDLPMKIEEEKIRERFPRNKEVWISALYEEGIDELKEAILSEVQEGVDLSGEVWMTSLQNIKRLEKALSSLNDSLLALERGMTYDIVAIGIREALQFLGEITGEEYTEDLLNMIFSQFCVGK